In one window of Henckelia pumila isolate YLH828 chromosome 1, ASM3356847v2, whole genome shotgun sequence DNA:
- the LOC140892108 gene encoding protein TIFY 4B-like isoform X1 has protein sequence MGLLPESAASPQEEAAAGKSSLDKSLLDKPLQKLTEDDIAQLTREDCRRYLKEKGMRRPSWNKSQAIQQVIMLKALLETTADADPNYRKKLRIFRPNKFHDNSTVPENVPQGTSADANTSLTAEDTAPHGGKDLDELENSRGLSASFVSATDGSSLPRTAVSTNMPVGQMTIFYSGKVNVYDDVPEDKAGAIMHIASHPLQFPQDQADDGNVFVQSSSCYSKSVDNKTCPDTTVIHLETTQTAKANDNCQDRDEESDMLHVENPVDGPSNRKACVQRYLEKRKDRLKSKRRAGVTSCTSLEAYFNHQMGNQIPNEPLVDSDTYSPPQRPHYRPHSLVNYEFVKNVYTSSGLDK, from the exons TCTCTCGACAAATCGCTTCTCGATAAGCCGCTTCAGAAGCTCACTGAAGATGACATTGCTCAGCTCACTCGGGAGGACTGCCGCCGTTACCTGAAGGAGAAAG GGATGAGGAGACCGTCGTGGAACAAGTCGCAAGCGATTCAGCAAGTGATAATGCTCAAGGCTCTACTTGAAACGACGGCGGATGCCGACCCCAATTATCGCAAGAAGCTTCGCATTTTTCGCCCTAATAAATTTCATGACAACAGTACCGTTCCGGAAAAT GTTCCTCAAGGAACGTCTGCGGATGCGAATACTTCTTTAACGGCAGAAGATACTGCGCCACACGGTGGAAAGGATCTGGATGAACTCGAGAATTCCCGTGGGTTATCTGCGAGTTTTGTTTCAGCCACTGATGGCTCTTCTCTGCCTAG AACCGCTGTTTCAACAAATATGCCAGTGGGACAAATGACAATATTTTATTCTGGCAAAGTGAATGTGTATGATGACGTGCCAGAAGATAAG GCGGGGGCAATAATGCACATTGCTTCACATCCGCTGCAGTTTCCACAAGATCAAGCAGATGATGGCAATGTTTTTGTGCAATCTTCGTCGTGCTACTCAAAATCTGTTGACAACAAAACATGTCCAGATACTACTGTTATTCATTTGGAAACCACGCAAACAG CGAAAGCAAATGATAACTGTCAAGATCGTGATGAAGAAAGCGACATGCTTCATGTAGAAAACCCTG TGGATGGCCCATCAAATAGAAAAGCATGCGTGCAAAGATATCttgagaaaagaaaagacaG GTTGAAGAGCAAGAGGAGGGCCGGAGTAACCTCATGCACGAGCTTGGAAGCATACTTTAACCATCAAATGGGCAATCAAATACCGAATGAACCCCTGGTTGATAGTGACACATACTCACCGCCCCAAAGGCCACATTATAGACCACACAGTTTGGTGAATTATGAGTTCGTAAAGAATGTTTATACTTCTTCTGGTCTGGATAAGTAA
- the LOC140892108 gene encoding protein TIFY 4B-like isoform X2 translates to MGLLPESAASPQEEAAAGKSSLDKSLLDKPLQKLTEDDIAQLTREDCRRYLKEKGMRRPSWNKSQAIQQVIMLKALLETTADADPNYRKKLRIFRPNKFHDNSTVPENVPQGTSADANTSLTAEDTAPHGGKDLDELENSRGLSASFVSATDGSSLPRTAVSTNMPVGQMTIFYSGKVNVYDDVPEDKAGAIMHIASHPLQFPQDQADDGNVFVQSSSCYSKSVDNKTCPDTTVIHLETTQTAKANDNCQDRDEESDMLHVENPVDGPSNRKACVQRYLEKRKDR, encoded by the exons TCTCTCGACAAATCGCTTCTCGATAAGCCGCTTCAGAAGCTCACTGAAGATGACATTGCTCAGCTCACTCGGGAGGACTGCCGCCGTTACCTGAAGGAGAAAG GGATGAGGAGACCGTCGTGGAACAAGTCGCAAGCGATTCAGCAAGTGATAATGCTCAAGGCTCTACTTGAAACGACGGCGGATGCCGACCCCAATTATCGCAAGAAGCTTCGCATTTTTCGCCCTAATAAATTTCATGACAACAGTACCGTTCCGGAAAAT GTTCCTCAAGGAACGTCTGCGGATGCGAATACTTCTTTAACGGCAGAAGATACTGCGCCACACGGTGGAAAGGATCTGGATGAACTCGAGAATTCCCGTGGGTTATCTGCGAGTTTTGTTTCAGCCACTGATGGCTCTTCTCTGCCTAG AACCGCTGTTTCAACAAATATGCCAGTGGGACAAATGACAATATTTTATTCTGGCAAAGTGAATGTGTATGATGACGTGCCAGAAGATAAG GCGGGGGCAATAATGCACATTGCTTCACATCCGCTGCAGTTTCCACAAGATCAAGCAGATGATGGCAATGTTTTTGTGCAATCTTCGTCGTGCTACTCAAAATCTGTTGACAACAAAACATGTCCAGATACTACTGTTATTCATTTGGAAACCACGCAAACAG CGAAAGCAAATGATAACTGTCAAGATCGTGATGAAGAAAGCGACATGCTTCATGTAGAAAACCCTG TGGATGGCCCATCAAATAGAAAAGCATGCGTGCAAAGATATCttgagaaaagaaaagacaG GTGA